A single window of Bacteroidales bacterium DNA harbors:
- a CDS encoding T9SS type A sorting domain-containing protein — protein APGAISGTTVAGGNGYGSNANQLAYPYDVFVDGSGNIFIADRNNHRIQKWAPGATSGATVAGGNGSGSAANQLAYPIGVFVDGAGTIFIADQSNHRIQKWAPGATSGATVAGGNGYGSNANQLYSPFGVHVDGSGNIFIADYSNHRIQKWGGTFITSYTPVVGGTYIAVVTTASGCTVVTNEIVITEFCCTNPTNGGEIAESQTICYGTLTVPFTGASVPTGYVGDLEYQWQISTASPTFADIPGVFSETYTHVGTVTQTTWFRRLAKVTCETDWVESNVVEITVDPLSEGGTVTNAQTICSDETPADLELTGHVGNVLRWQRSANAAFTSPVNISVTSTTLSGSTIGAVTQDTWFRAEVQSGVCDPAYSDAVKITIDTNPPYATPINNTVALNPSGTYTLAVNDLLSVYGDNENSVASITMTPSTFNCTKLGQTITVEVKVVDECNNETIVYSNITVQEGTGLPAPWLNANTHASANGTAIYSPCDDEGTFMLTATGKSTTTKDVHHFVHQQLCGNGTVIARLDEVQNGGWAGVMMRESNAHASKAILFKTRLYNPNVIIGYRTSTGSAMRNLSQVAQLIRWMKIQRSGSNFKVFTSYNGTTWQQRYSGTISMNSCIQAGIFTESVLASRTSVAWFDNVEVVPFLKAGDDFAGVDVIEMDKEQVQIDLYPNPADDQVTIFIAGNESEVSYQISDMEGRLIGQSTFTGSEFLLDVSNYKPGLYVIRFEIDGEIFTKRLVVM, from the coding sequence CGCCACGGTTGCCGGCGGCAACGGATCTGGCTCTGCTGCCAATCAACTTGCTTATCCTATTGGCGTTTTTGTGGATGGCGCCGGTACAATTTTCATTGCGGATCAAAGTAATCACCGCATCCAGAAATGGGCGCCGGGAGCAACAAGCGGCGCCACAGTAGCCGGCGGCAACGGATATGGCTCCAATGCCAATCAATTGTATTCTCCATTTGGTGTTCATGTTGACGGCAGCGGTAACATTTTCATTGCTGATTATAGCAATCACCGCATCCAGAAATGGGGCGGTACGTTCATTACCAGCTATACTCCTGTTGTGGGAGGTACGTACATTGCTGTGGTAACAACTGCCTCCGGTTGCACTGTCGTCACCAACGAAATCGTTATTACTGAATTTTGCTGCACCAACCCCACCAACGGCGGCGAAATTGCTGAAAGTCAGACCATTTGCTATGGCACTTTGACTGTGCCGTTCACCGGTGCTTCAGTACCTACAGGATACGTAGGCGATCTTGAGTACCAGTGGCAGATCAGCACAGCAAGCCCAACTTTTGCAGATATTCCGGGAGTTTTTTCCGAAACCTACACACATGTAGGGACAGTAACCCAAACCACCTGGTTCCGCAGGCTGGCAAAGGTAACGTGTGAAACGGACTGGGTGGAATCGAATGTGGTGGAGATTACTGTTGACCCGCTCAGCGAAGGTGGAACAGTGACCAACGCCCAAACCATCTGCAGCGACGAAACGCCTGCCGATCTTGAACTGACCGGCCACGTTGGCAATGTGCTCAGATGGCAACGTTCTGCAAATGCGGCCTTCACTTCACCGGTGAATATTTCTGTAACAAGCACAACGCTATCAGGATCAACAATCGGCGCTGTAACTCAGGACACCTGGTTCAGGGCGGAAGTGCAAAGCGGTGTTTGCGATCCGGCTTATTCAGATGCAGTGAAGATCACCATTGATACCAATCCACCGTACGCAACCCCAATCAACAACACCGTAGCTCTCAATCCCAGCGGCACTTACACACTGGCAGTCAATGATTTGCTCTCTGTTTATGGCGACAACGAAAACAGTGTGGCATCCATCACCATGACTCCATCTACCTTCAACTGCACCAAATTGGGTCAAACCATCACGGTTGAAGTAAAAGTTGTGGATGAATGTAACAATGAAACGATAGTTTATTCTAACATCACCGTGCAGGAAGGTACCGGCTTACCAGCACCCTGGCTCAACGCCAACACCCACGCCAGCGCCAACGGAACAGCCATTTATTCACCCTGCGATGATGAAGGCACTTTTATGCTCACCGCCACCGGCAAGAGCACGACAACCAAAGATGTTCATCATTTTGTGCATCAGCAGTTGTGTGGAAACGGAACTGTGATTGCCCGCCTCGATGAAGTGCAAAACGGCGGCTGGGCCGGTGTGATGATGCGTGAAAGCAATGCACACGCTTCCAAAGCCATCCTGTTTAAAACACGACTTTACAATCCTAACGTCATCATCGGCTACCGCACATCAACAGGCAGCGCCATGCGCAACCTCAGCCAGGTAGCACAACTTATTCGATGGATGAAAATTCAGCGCAGCGGCAGCAACTTCAAGGTATTCACTTCCTACAACGGAACTACCTGGCAGCAGCGCTACAGCGGAACCATCAGCATGAACAGTTGCATCCAGGCCGGTATTTTCACCGAGAGTGTGCTGGCTTCAAGAACTTCGGTTGCATGGTTCGACAACGTGGAGGTAGTTCCCTTCCTCAAGGCCGGCGACGACTTTGCCGGAGTTGATGTGATTGAAATGGATAAAGAACAAGTTCAGATTGATCTCTATCCCAACCCTGCTGATGACCAGGTGACCATCTTCATCGCCGGCAATGAAAGCGAGGTCAGTTACCAGATCAGCGACATGGAAGGAAGATTGATCGGACAATCCACCTTCACCGGCAGCGAATTCCTGCTCGATGTCAGCAACTACAAGCCGGGATTGTATGTTATCCGGTTTGAAATTGACGGAGAAATATTCACCAAAAGGCTGGTGGTGATGTAA
- a CDS encoding S8 family serine peptidase, with amino-acid sequence MKTSLLVLLASFIITAMNAQVYPDKYFVAFTDKNNSPYSIENPEAYLSPRAIERRNRFNIPIDVHDLPVNPQYLQEVANIGVQLINPTKWMNGVTIYTTDPSKITQIEALPFVQSVYKASKAPAVHPKTRFDQEVSLNKPGQASELIEPSGSILKSAKKILSLNYGLGYDQINQINGIPLHDDGFQGQGMIIAVLDGGFSSTNQMAAFDSLYMNGRILGTRDFVSGGENVYQGSAHGTAVLSTMGANLPGELIGTAPQASYYLIRTEDTGSEYIIEEYNWASGAEYADSVGADIINSSLGYIDFDDPSQNHLYSHMDGNTAPSTIAADRAISRGMIAVNSAGNSGNSSTWPWIGAPADGDSVFSIGAVDVNGNIAGFSSIGPTYDGRLKPNVSARGSSTVIASTNGGTATSSGTSFSSPIIAGMTACLWQIDPTIRNTQILEAIQNTGNYAFNPNYQYGYGIPDYNQARAVLTTINQGLAENPGEMSVFPNPFEDRINIVYNSLDTQKVFIEIYDLVGKKVYSQESKPLKFGHNYFEVSNLSSLRKGIYMVSIYVDEKMATQKIVKLND; translated from the coding sequence ATGAAAACGAGTTTACTTGTCCTGCTTGCCTCATTTATCATTACTGCAATGAATGCCCAGGTTTATCCTGATAAATATTTCGTTGCTTTTACCGACAAAAACAATTCACCCTACTCAATTGAGAACCCTGAAGCCTACCTGTCACCAAGGGCTATCGAGCGTAGAAACAGGTTCAATATTCCAATTGATGTTCACGATCTGCCGGTAAACCCGCAATACCTTCAGGAGGTTGCAAACATTGGCGTTCAACTCATCAATCCTACGAAATGGATGAATGGGGTTACTATTTATACCACTGATCCTTCAAAAATCACCCAGATTGAAGCATTACCTTTTGTTCAGAGTGTTTACAAAGCATCAAAGGCGCCCGCCGTACATCCTAAAACCAGGTTCGACCAGGAGGTCTCCCTTAACAAACCCGGTCAGGCTAGCGAACTGATTGAGCCATCAGGCAGCATATTGAAATCTGCAAAAAAGATCCTATCTCTTAATTATGGTCTGGGTTATGACCAGATTAACCAAATCAATGGAATACCTCTGCACGATGATGGCTTCCAGGGGCAGGGGATGATCATTGCTGTTCTTGATGGAGGATTTTCATCCACTAACCAAATGGCGGCATTTGACTCTTTGTATATGAATGGAAGAATCCTTGGTACAAGAGACTTCGTCAGCGGTGGAGAAAATGTTTATCAGGGAAGTGCTCATGGTACTGCAGTTCTTTCGACCATGGGGGCCAACTTGCCCGGAGAACTTATCGGAACAGCGCCTCAAGCCAGCTATTATCTGATCAGAACTGAAGACACCGGTTCGGAATACATCATCGAAGAGTACAACTGGGCTTCCGGCGCCGAGTATGCTGACAGTGTAGGTGCAGACATTATCAATTCCTCCTTGGGTTACATTGATTTTGATGACCCATCGCAAAACCATCTCTATTCCCACATGGACGGTAACACTGCACCCTCAACTATAGCGGCCGACCGAGCCATTAGCCGGGGGATGATCGCTGTGAACAGTGCCGGAAATTCGGGAAATTCATCAACATGGCCATGGATTGGTGCACCGGCAGATGGCGACAGCGTTTTTTCCATTGGTGCGGTGGATGTGAATGGCAATATCGCAGGATTTAGTTCTATCGGACCAACCTATGACGGAAGGCTGAAACCAAATGTTTCTGCACGCGGTTCATCAACCGTAATTGCTTCAACCAACGGTGGAACGGCAACTTCAAGCGGAACTTCTTTTTCTTCGCCAATCATTGCCGGAATGACAGCCTGCCTCTGGCAAATTGATCCAACAATCAGGAATACACAAATTCTTGAAGCCATTCAGAACACCGGAAACTACGCTTTCAATCCTAATTATCAATACGGTTATGGCATCCCGGACTATAATCAAGCCAGGGCGGTACTTACAACAATTAACCAGGGACTTGCAGAAAATCCGGGAGAAATGAGTGTTTTCCCCAATCCTTTTGAGGATAGAATAAATATAGTTTACAATTCTCTGGATACACAGAAGGTGTTTATCGAGATTTACGACCTGGTAGGTAAAAAAGTGTATTCGCAAGAATCGAAGCCGCTGAAATTCGGACATAATTATTTTGAAGTATCTAACCTGAGTAGTCTAAGAAAAGGAATTTACATGGTCAGTATTTATGTTGATGAAAAAATGGCTACTCAGAAAATTGTGAAATTGAATGACTAA
- a CDS encoding tetratricopeptide repeat protein: MNHYKPKTPVILKVIGLILLFAFVQCTDHEIESRKTVRNGVAKLYRMQLNEAMQDFEKAARLDPKNQEAWFYIGVIHQNYKAYQTAIEYFTKAIEIKNDYADAYYNRGLCWFYLGDRNKSCEDWIAAEEFGRENMSDRTEKCR, translated from the coding sequence ATGAATCACTATAAACCAAAAACTCCGGTAATATTAAAGGTTATTGGATTGATATTGCTTTTTGCTTTTGTTCAGTGCACAGATCATGAAATAGAATCCCGAAAAACGGTTAGGAATGGTGTGGCGAAACTTTACCGGATGCAGTTGAATGAAGCCATGCAGGATTTTGAAAAAGCGGCCCGTCTTGATCCGAAAAACCAGGAGGCCTGGTTTTACATTGGTGTCATTCATCAAAATTACAAGGCTTATCAAACTGCTATCGAATATTTTACAAAAGCAATTGAAATAAAAAATGACTATGCCGATGCCTATTACAATCGGGGCTTGTGTTGGTTCTATTTAGGTGATCGTAACAAGTCATGTGAAGATTGGATTGCTGCGGAGGAATTTGGTCGCGAGAACATGAGTGACAGGACTGAAAAATGCAGGTAG
- the mltG gene encoding endolytic transglycosylase MltG codes for MKRKRTKLLLWITVTIASIVILAVALAGYIFYKTLFGNNVALPANQSGYLYVKTGSAYNDLLLNVENSGLLINISTFKWLANRKNLHRHVYPGRYEFKPGMSNDEIINMLRSGKQKPLNVIFNNITFPAQLAGAVSKQLEADSASIMKLFNDEKYLTKFGLTIVSAPAIFIPNTYEFYWNTSAEGFFDRMYNEYNKFWTTERKLKAELHDLTQKDVSIIASIVEKETNKNDEKARIAGVYLNRLRRGWKLQADPTTVYAVYLQTGVALNRVLRVHTQIDSPYNTYIHVGLPPGPICMPSISSIDAVLNTEKHNYMFFVASPDMSGYHRFSTNYNQHLIYAREYQAVLNQMNR; via the coding sequence ATGAAAAGGAAAAGAACAAAACTGCTTCTTTGGATCACGGTTACAATAGCTTCCATTGTTATACTGGCTGTTGCATTAGCCGGCTACATTTTTTACAAGACTTTATTTGGCAACAATGTAGCTTTACCTGCAAATCAGTCTGGTTATTTATATGTCAAAACCGGTTCTGCTTACAACGACCTTTTGCTCAATGTTGAAAATTCAGGGTTACTTATTAACATAAGTACATTTAAGTGGCTTGCAAACCGCAAAAACCTGCACCGGCATGTTTATCCCGGCAGATATGAATTCAAACCGGGAATGAGTAATGATGAAATCATCAACATGCTTAGGTCAGGCAAGCAGAAACCACTCAATGTGATTTTCAACAATATCACCTTCCCTGCCCAACTGGCTGGAGCGGTTTCGAAACAGCTGGAAGCAGATTCAGCCTCAATCATGAAACTCTTTAATGACGAAAAATACCTGACCAAATTTGGGTTAACAATAGTGTCAGCTCCTGCGATTTTTATTCCCAACACTTACGAGTTTTACTGGAACACCTCAGCTGAGGGCTTTTTTGATCGGATGTACAACGAGTACAATAAATTCTGGACCACTGAGCGAAAGTTAAAAGCTGAATTACACGACCTGACCCAGAAAGATGTTTCGATCATTGCCTCCATTGTAGAAAAGGAAACCAACAAAAACGATGAAAAAGCGAGGATTGCAGGCGTGTATCTCAATCGCCTGCGGAGGGGATGGAAGTTGCAAGCCGATCCAACAACTGTTTACGCCGTTTATCTGCAAACCGGTGTCGCACTCAACCGTGTATTGAGAGTTCATACGCAAATTGATTCACCTTATAATACATACATTCATGTCGGTCTGCCGCCAGGGCCAATCTGCATGCCTTCCATTTCGAGTATAGATGCTGTGCTCAACACTGAAAAGCACAATTACATGTTTTTTGTTGCCAGTCCTGATATGTCAGGGTATCACCGTTTTTCAACCAATTACAATCAGCACCTCATCTACGCGCGTGAATACCAGGCGGTGTTGAATCAGATGAACAGATAA
- a CDS encoding GNAT family N-acetyltransferase, which produces MKAGQKIKLRALEPSDVDLLYEWENDQRIWHISNTIAPLSRFVLEQYVLNSHLDIFNTRQLRFMIDDSFSGQTIGTADLFDFEPMHRRVGIGIFILESERNKGKASEALNLLIDYCFNTLMVNQVFCNITPDNSESIQLFTKKGFELIGTRKNWLLINNHWTDENMYQLIKS; this is translated from the coding sequence ATGAAAGCAGGACAAAAAATTAAACTTCGTGCGCTGGAACCTTCAGATGTTGATCTGTTGTATGAATGGGAGAATGATCAGAGGATCTGGCATATCAGCAATACTATTGCACCACTTTCCAGGTTTGTTCTCGAACAATACGTTCTCAACTCACACCTTGATATTTTCAATACAAGACAACTCAGGTTTATGATTGATGATTCATTCAGCGGGCAGACAATCGGCACTGCAGATCTATTTGATTTTGAACCCATGCACAGAAGGGTCGGAATTGGGATTTTTATACTTGAAAGTGAAAGAAATAAAGGAAAAGCCTCCGAAGCGCTGAACCTGCTGATTGACTACTGTTTTAATACATTAATGGTAAATCAGGTTTTTTGCAATATTACACCTGACAACAGCGAAAGTATTCAACTTTTTACAAAAAAAGGGTTTGAACTGATCGGAACCAGGAAAAACTGGTTGCTCATAAACAACCATTGGACTGATGAAAATATGTATCAATTGATCAAATCGTAA
- a CDS encoding diaminopimelate epimerase, which translates to MELKFYKYHGAGNDFIMIDNRERFFNPEATTITKLCHRFFGIGADGLILLEHHPEADFRMRYFNSDGREATMCGNGGRCCVAFARFLGLVKSDANFIAADGRHVAVILSEYDTSVVVKLKMSDVVNIQKFDEGFFLDTGSPHLVRFIENVNDLDVNAEGRKIRTMSKWGTDGVNVNFVELKSGDVHGRTYERGVENETLSCGTGAIAMALAVYSNGFMTDSPLLIHAPGGQLKVHFNAVDHYFSNIWLEGPAERVFEGKIQF; encoded by the coding sequence ATGGAACTCAAGTTTTACAAATATCACGGCGCCGGGAATGATTTTATCATGATTGACAACCGGGAGAGATTTTTTAATCCGGAAGCGACAACGATAACGAAATTATGTCATCGTTTTTTTGGAATTGGAGCCGATGGACTTATTTTACTTGAGCATCATCCCGAAGCTGATTTCAGGATGCGGTATTTTAATTCTGATGGTCGCGAAGCAACGATGTGCGGCAACGGTGGAAGGTGCTGTGTTGCATTTGCGCGATTCCTCGGTTTAGTTAAAAGTGATGCAAATTTTATTGCTGCTGACGGGAGGCATGTAGCTGTAATTTTGTCGGAATATGATACATCAGTAGTCGTTAAACTCAAAATGAGTGATGTGGTTAATATTCAAAAATTCGACGAAGGCTTTTTTCTTGACACAGGTTCTCCTCACCTGGTTCGTTTTATTGAAAATGTAAATGACCTGGATGTGAATGCCGAAGGGAGAAAAATAAGAACAATGAGCAAATGGGGCACTGACGGGGTAAATGTGAATTTTGTTGAGTTGAAAAGTGGAGATGTTCATGGTCGTACTTACGAGCGCGGTGTTGAAAATGAAACGCTTTCATGCGGGACAGGTGCTATTGCTATGGCTTTGGCTGTGTATTCAAATGGTTTTATGACTGATTCACCGTTATTAATTCATGCTCCCGGTGGACAACTAAAAGTTCATTTTAATGCAGTAGATCATTATTTCAGCAACATTTGGCTTGAGGGACCTGCCGAAAGGGTTTTTGAAGGGAAAATTCAATTCTAA
- a CDS encoding trypsin-like peptidase domain-containing protein, with the protein MKRFASLILVAMIGGLFSIVIYKFFEKEEAPKTVYMTSQEGIAPVNTPGYLANYPVPENVPDFVEAADMTVHAVVHIKTEVSRRNSVYDEFFYEFFGMPRQQNQPLVATGSGVIITSDGYIVTNNHVVQNAIRLEVTLNDKRSYEASIIGTDPSTDLALIKVEALNLPYLPYGDSDAIRVGEWVLAVGNPFNLTSTVTAGIVSAKARDINILGTAGAIESFIQTDAPVNRGNSGGALVNTRGELIGINAAIASNTGSYAGYSFAIPVNIVKKVVTDFITFGELQRAYIGVTIRDIDSQFAKEIGLESPQGIYVVSVVENSSANDADIRAEDIILEIDGRSINSVSSLLESIGQRNPGDRVMVKLKRGNKVIDKEVLLKNKDNSTDIIAKKDQRDLTALGATFEQVSTDELSRLGIEHGVQVKTIRRGELLNKGVREGFIITHIDKAPVKTTDDIVKLTEGKRGGVLIEGVYPNGKRSYYALGL; encoded by the coding sequence ATGAAAAGGTTCGCATCATTAATTTTGGTAGCAATGATTGGAGGGCTTTTCTCCATTGTAATTTACAAATTTTTTGAAAAGGAAGAGGCGCCAAAGACTGTTTACATGACCTCTCAGGAAGGAATCGCTCCTGTCAACACGCCTGGTTATCTTGCAAATTATCCGGTGCCGGAAAATGTTCCTGATTTCGTTGAGGCTGCCGATATGACAGTGCATGCGGTAGTGCATATTAAAACTGAAGTGAGCAGACGAAACTCTGTTTACGATGAGTTTTTCTATGAATTTTTCGGGATGCCGCGTCAGCAAAATCAACCGCTTGTTGCAACAGGTTCAGGGGTAATAATTACCAGCGACGGATATATTGTTACTAACAACCATGTTGTTCAGAATGCCATCAGGTTGGAGGTTACACTCAACGACAAGCGTTCCTATGAAGCAAGTATCATTGGTACAGATCCTTCCACTGACCTTGCCCTTATCAAGGTTGAAGCATTAAATCTGCCCTATTTGCCCTATGGAGATTCTGATGCAATAAGGGTTGGCGAATGGGTGCTTGCTGTAGGGAACCCTTTTAACCTGACCTCAACAGTCACAGCCGGCATCGTTAGTGCTAAAGCAAGAGATATCAATATTCTCGGAACTGCCGGCGCAATTGAGTCTTTTATTCAAACTGATGCTCCTGTAAACAGGGGTAATAGCGGTGGCGCCCTTGTAAATACAAGAGGTGAACTGATAGGGATCAACGCAGCCATTGCTTCCAACACCGGAAGCTATGCCGGTTATTCCTTTGCTATACCCGTAAACATTGTTAAAAAAGTAGTCACCGATTTCATTACATTTGGTGAACTCCAACGGGCATATATTGGGGTGACCATTCGTGACATTGACAGTCAGTTTGCAAAAGAAATTGGACTGGAATCCCCTCAGGGCATTTATGTTGTCTCGGTTGTGGAAAACAGTTCGGCTAACGACGCTGATATCCGTGCTGAAGATATCATTCTTGAAATTGATGGCAGATCAATCAACTCAGTCTCCAGTCTGCTCGAATCAATCGGTCAGCGTAACCCGGGTGATCGTGTGATGGTTAAACTCAAACGCGGCAACAAAGTAATAGATAAAGAAGTTCTCCTGAAAAACAAGGATAACTCAACCGATATAATTGCAAAGAAGGATCAACGCGACCTCACTGCATTAGGCGCAACTTTTGAGCAGGTGAGTACCGATGAATTAAGCAGGCTTGGAATTGAGCATGGCGTTCAGGTCAAAACCATACGTAGGGGAGAGCTATTGAACAAAGGTGTAAGAGAAGGGTTTATTATCACACACATTGATAAGGCGCCAGTGAAAACCACCGACGATATTGTTAAATTAACAGAAGGCAAACGCGGAGGGGTATTAATCGAAGGTGTTTATCCCAATGGCAAAAGATCTTATTATGCTTTAGGTCTTTAA
- a CDS encoding RNA polymerase sigma factor RpoD/SigA yields MRQLKITKSITNRETASLDKYLQDIGREELITAEEEVLLAQRIKQGDQTALEKLTKANLRFVVSVAKQYQNQGLSLPDLINEGNLGLIKAAQRFDETRGFKFISYAVWWIRQSILQALAEQSRIVRLPLNQVGSLNRIRKESSKLEQKFERPPSADEIAQSLDLPENKVDNVLKITTRTVSMDAPLTQDEDMSLLDVYVSDDNPTTDRELMKESLAREIQRSLATLTKKERDVINLYYGIGMNHGLTLDEIAMKFDLTRERVRQIKEKAIRRLKHTSRSKLLKAYLGQ; encoded by the coding sequence ATGAGACAGTTAAAGATCACAAAGTCGATCACAAATCGTGAAACGGCTTCTCTTGACAAGTATCTTCAGGATATTGGAAGGGAGGAGTTGATAACCGCTGAGGAGGAAGTTTTACTAGCGCAGCGTATCAAACAGGGCGACCAGACAGCGCTTGAAAAACTCACCAAAGCAAATTTACGTTTTGTGGTTTCAGTTGCTAAACAGTATCAAAATCAAGGACTTAGTCTTCCTGATCTTATCAATGAAGGAAATCTTGGTTTGATTAAGGCGGCACAGCGATTCGACGAAACACGTGGATTTAAGTTTATTTCTTATGCCGTTTGGTGGATCCGCCAATCTATTCTGCAGGCACTGGCTGAACAATCAAGGATTGTCAGACTTCCTCTCAATCAGGTGGGTTCACTTAACAGGATACGGAAAGAATCGTCAAAGCTGGAACAAAAATTTGAAAGACCCCCATCAGCCGACGAAATCGCTCAATCACTTGATCTGCCCGAAAACAAGGTGGATAACGTGTTGAAAATTACTACCCGCACTGTTTCTATGGACGCCCCATTGACGCAGGATGAAGACATGAGCCTCCTTGATGTTTATGTCTCGGACGACAATCCAACTACCGACAGAGAACTGATGAAAGAATCGCTGGCACGTGAGATCCAACGCTCGTTGGCCACGCTTACCAAGAAAGAGCGAGATGTCATCAATCTTTACTACGGAATTGGTATGAACCACGGACTGACTTTGGATGAAATCGCTATGAAATTTGACCTGACCCGCGAGCGCGTCCGTCAAATCAAAGAAAAAGCCATTCGCAGGCTTAAACACACTTCAAGAAGTAAACTACTCAAAGCTTATTTAGGTCAATAG
- a CDS encoding RNA polymerase sigma factor yields MNTPVKELDHELIEACRSNDRGAQVRIYEMFSNTIFNTCVRIVDNSADAEDLMQESFIEAFRKIETFRGEGEFIGWLKRIAINNSINFIRKHKKLVSLDESNLDIPDPYAGEEEISENIFCQLEEIKSAMDQLKANYKIVLSLHLLEGYDHDEIAEILGTSNGNVRTRYSRAKQKLLQIIMHSRN; encoded by the coding sequence TTGAATACACCGGTGAAAGAATTGGATCACGAACTGATAGAGGCTTGTCGGAGTAATGACCGTGGTGCACAGGTCAGAATTTATGAAATGTTCTCTAATACAATTTTCAATACCTGCGTGAGAATTGTTGACAACAGCGCTGATGCGGAGGATTTGATGCAGGAATCGTTCATTGAAGCTTTCAGGAAAATTGAGACGTTCAGGGGTGAAGGAGAATTTATTGGCTGGTTGAAACGGATTGCCATCAACAACTCAATTAACTTCATCCGGAAACATAAAAAGCTGGTGAGTTTAGATGAATCAAATCTTGATATTCCAGATCCTTACGCTGGAGAAGAGGAAATATCGGAAAACATTTTTTGTCAACTCGAAGAAATCAAAAGCGCGATGGACCAGCTGAAAGCAAACTACAAAATCGTCCTTTCGCTGCACTTGCTCGAAGGATATGATCATGACGAAATTGCTGAAATACTTGGAACCAGTAATGGGAATGTGCGCACCAGGTATTCAAGGGCAAAACAAAAGCTATTGCAAATCATTATGCATTCAAGAAATTAG
- a CDS encoding DUF2807 domain-containing protein produces MKSTKFNLASILATMLVFISLTAHAQFFGVTGSGNVVKQERNVGDFSTIKILGSADVIVTQGDRTVVQVQADDNLLENIITKVKGDALIVETEGSIRNYKKFEVLVTLSRLDGIEINGSGDLESEGVIKGNSLSISINGSGDVELELNYNHLEAQVNGSGDIEISGITGDLELDVMGSGDFSASELRLNTCNLSIFGSGDVKLNGSASSVSVDVSASGDVNLYNLSAQDVEVSNNGSGDVIVSVSGKLKARLMGSGDLTYRGTPTGVDVSSLGSGSVYKK; encoded by the coding sequence ATGAAAAGCACAAAATTTAACCTGGCATCAATACTTGCAACCATGCTTGTATTCATTAGCTTAACTGCTCATGCTCAATTTTTTGGTGTTACTGGTAGTGGAAATGTTGTGAAACAGGAGCGTAATGTAGGTGATTTTTCCACAATAAAGATACTGGGATCAGCGGATGTAATTGTGACACAAGGCGACCGGACAGTGGTTCAGGTGCAGGCTGACGACAATTTGCTTGAAAACATCATCACCAAAGTCAAAGGCGATGCACTGATAGTCGAAACTGAAGGGAGCATAAGGAATTACAAAAAATTTGAAGTACTGGTAACCTTGAGCCGGCTGGATGGAATCGAAATCAATGGTTCTGGCGATTTGGAATCGGAAGGAGTAATTAAAGGGAACAGCCTGTCAATTTCTATCAACGGTTCCGGAGATGTAGAACTGGAGCTTAATTATAACCACCTTGAGGCACAGGTCAACGGTTCCGGAGATATTGAAATTTCAGGAATTACAGGCGATCTCGAACTGGATGTCATGGGCTCAGGTGATTTTTCTGCATCCGAATTGCGATTGAACACATGCAATTTGAGCATATTCGGTTCAGGTGATGTCAAACTGAATGGCAGTGCCAGCAGCGTTTCAGTCGATGTGTCTGCTTCAGGAGATGTGAACCTGTACAATCTTTCAGCACAGGATGTGGAAGTCAGCAACAACGGGTCCGGAGATGTTATTGTTTCCGTTTCCGGTAAACTAAAGGCAAGATTGATGGGCTCGGGTGATTTGACCTACCGTGGTACGCCAACAGGTGTAGATGTTTCATCATTAGGCTCCGGCTCGGTATACAAAAAATAA